In the Caldilineales bacterium genome, one interval contains:
- a CDS encoding metal ABC transporter ATP-binding protein: protein MQTLHHLRYSAASHLSGSPSLVLDGVSVRYDGVVALDGVSFELGRGERVAVVGPNGAGKSTLFKVIAGLLRPTAGSLRIFGQPPGEHLCVAYVPQRSQVDWSFPVTVADVVMMGRSGKIGLFRWPRQRDWQVVEAALERVRMQELSRRRIGELSGGQQQRVFLARALAQEAELLLLDEPLNGLDAPSQQAIFEVLDALKALGITVLVATHDLDQAAAQFDRMMLLNRRLVVFGPPAQVLTPANLLAAYGGHLHLLPGGQAAEGQVLLADSCCEGE, encoded by the coding sequence ATGCAAACTCTCCACCATCTCCGCTACTCGGCCGCCTCGCACCTCTCCGGCTCCCCCTCGCTGGTTCTGGACGGCGTCAGCGTGCGCTACGATGGCGTCGTGGCGCTGGATGGGGTCAGCTTCGAGCTGGGGCGGGGCGAGCGCGTGGCGGTGGTGGGGCCGAACGGCGCCGGCAAGAGCACGCTGTTCAAGGTGATCGCCGGGCTGTTGCGGCCCACCGCCGGGTCGCTGCGTATCTTCGGGCAGCCGCCGGGTGAGCATCTGTGTGTGGCCTATGTGCCACAGCGTAGCCAGGTGGATTGGAGCTTTCCGGTGACGGTGGCGGATGTGGTGATGATGGGGCGCAGCGGCAAGATCGGGCTGTTCCGCTGGCCGCGCCAGCGAGACTGGCAGGTGGTGGAGGCTGCGCTGGAGCGTGTGCGGATGCAGGAGCTTTCGCGGCGGCGCATCGGCGAGCTTTCGGGCGGACAGCAGCAGCGTGTGTTTCTGGCCCGGGCGCTGGCGCAGGAGGCCGAGTTGTTGCTTTTGGACGAGCCGCTGAACGGGCTGGATGCGCCCAGCCAACAGGCCATCTTCGAGGTGCTGGATGCGCTCAAGGCGCTGGGCATCACCGTGCTGGTGGCCACGCACGACCTCGACCAGGCGGCGGCCCAATTCGACCGTATGATGTTGCTCAACCGCCGGTTGGTGGTCTTTGGCCCCCCGGCCCAGGTTCTCACCCCGGCCAATCTGCTGGCGGCCTATGGCGGGCACCTGCACCTGCTGCCCGGCGGCCAGGCGGCGGAGGGGCAGGTGTTGCTGGCGGATTCGTGTTGTGAGGGGGAATAA
- a CDS encoding transcriptional repressor, whose product MSQPSDLALQALRGADSRLTPARRAVVEALAARAHLTAPEVVEAVQAQAPEISRASVYRTLDLLTRLGICQAATLGGPVVRYTLTPTGAHHHLVCSRCQRSFEFDTCGLTPLIPELEARTGFRIHGHLLEAYGLCPDCQSA is encoded by the coding sequence GTGTCCCAACCTTCTGACCTTGCCCTCCAAGCCCTGCGTGGGGCCGATTCGCGCCTGACGCCTGCCCGCCGCGCCGTCGTCGAGGCCCTGGCCGCTCGCGCCCACCTGACCGCGCCGGAGGTGGTGGAGGCGGTGCAGGCGCAAGCGCCCGAGATCAGCCGGGCTTCGGTTTATCGCACGCTGGATTTGTTGACGCGGTTGGGCATCTGCCAGGCGGCCACCCTCGGCGGCCCCGTCGTGCGCTACACACTGACGCCCACCGGCGCGCACCACCACCTGGTTTGTTCCCGCTGCCAGCGTTCGTTCGAGTTCGACACCTGCGGCCTGACGCCACTGATCCCCGAATTGGAGGCCCGCACCGGTTTCCGCATCCACGGCCACCTGCTCGAAGCCTACGGCCTGTGCCCGGACTGCCAATCGGCTTAG
- a CDS encoding cyclic nucleotide-binding domain-containing protein codes for MAAPTIWQSFLKFNPWAKNFDDQSQLALALEMSVVPFKAKETLFTQGEQPGSMFWVINGMVIETAERDKTQWFRRKVGPGMAVGQYGMFMGVNPSTATADANTEALAITPAGVRILLDRSKDYFETMLHEECARRLRRIPVFSDLHDDELRLMTQVIEETTFDAGHKLPLDAKSGLWGIHWGQLGITGPAAMTRPNWRLTAGNFIISPGMAPTSSCLASGATAHVRTSTFFLGAEHVQNLASAFPRFKGMIQQPIDMVKIAHDIFDDARFHSTKGEKMGEDHFRHLAQFLSWEYTPAGQDITTQGDIGYSVVYLQEGEAVVTGMDGQGRVRPRGYLKADDDDWYGATGLLEGSPREMNVRATSTKTIAGAACVLLDRRDLGYAFAEKPDLWHGRMALRQKFKQLQGPVRRFPWLGEGEQLIWYGRKHVLWLLLRIVIVLLLALPAVILTLFFGDEIGLVAKSLMWLIVVVLSYLIINDYYDDMYVVTRDRVIRRDRFWWLYFTQYEVSTRSIEDVNSKQGFWGGIFGFGNVDIRAAVKESSMVFAQTPRPDFVRQLILTQQTGAKTQKLGQRREWMRTKVMRELRLAILASDRRRALGENVPSPRMSSRFLQALRRLAPQRWRSRAAGAAKPAATSITWRKHWLYLLQHVAVPLLLLLIFVFLMLLDVNGTFQDIGLRKIELFAPMLFLAILCLGWLIYQYADYHNDIYVLTEDRIIDIEATPLLIFRNKRESPLERIQSVNLKQEGIVANILNFGDVIIRTAATDEGFTFSFVANPRGVQAEIFRRLDVVRVKKEEQAFESWHKQMLEGLDVYYGVVESKDAGRP; via the coding sequence ATGGCTGCTCCGACCATCTGGCAAAGTTTTCTCAAGTTCAATCCGTGGGCCAAGAATTTCGATGACCAATCGCAGCTGGCGCTGGCGCTGGAGATGTCGGTCGTCCCTTTCAAAGCCAAGGAGACGCTCTTCACACAGGGCGAGCAGCCCGGCAGCATGTTTTGGGTCATCAACGGCATGGTGATCGAGACCGCCGAACGAGATAAGACGCAGTGGTTCAGGCGCAAAGTGGGGCCGGGCATGGCGGTGGGGCAATACGGGATGTTCATGGGCGTCAATCCATCGACGGCAACGGCTGACGCCAACACCGAGGCGCTCGCCATCACTCCTGCCGGCGTGCGGATTCTGCTCGACCGCAGCAAAGACTATTTCGAGACGATGTTGCACGAAGAATGCGCTCGGCGCTTGCGTCGCATCCCTGTGTTCAGCGACCTGCACGATGACGAACTTCGACTCATGACCCAGGTGATCGAGGAAACGACCTTCGACGCCGGACACAAGTTGCCGCTGGACGCGAAATCCGGGTTGTGGGGCATCCATTGGGGACAGCTTGGCATCACCGGCCCGGCGGCAATGACAAGGCCGAATTGGCGGCTCACGGCAGGCAATTTCATCATTTCGCCAGGGATGGCGCCGACGAGCAGCTGCCTCGCCTCCGGCGCCACAGCGCACGTGCGCACCAGCACCTTCTTTCTCGGCGCCGAACACGTCCAGAACCTGGCCAGTGCCTTTCCACGGTTCAAGGGGATGATTCAGCAACCTATCGATATGGTGAAAATCGCCCACGACATCTTCGATGACGCCAGATTCCATTCGACCAAAGGTGAGAAGATGGGCGAAGATCACTTTCGGCATCTCGCCCAGTTCCTATCGTGGGAATATACGCCGGCAGGTCAAGACATCACCACGCAAGGGGATATTGGCTACAGCGTCGTCTATCTGCAGGAGGGAGAAGCGGTGGTGACGGGGATGGATGGCCAGGGACGGGTGAGGCCCCGTGGCTATCTCAAGGCTGACGATGACGACTGGTATGGCGCCACCGGCCTGCTGGAAGGAAGTCCCAGAGAAATGAACGTGCGCGCCACGAGCACCAAGACGATCGCCGGCGCGGCCTGCGTCCTGCTCGATCGCCGAGATCTCGGATATGCCTTTGCCGAAAAGCCCGATCTTTGGCATGGCAGAATGGCTTTGCGTCAGAAGTTCAAACAACTGCAAGGCCCTGTTCGTCGCTTTCCCTGGTTGGGGGAAGGCGAACAACTGATCTGGTATGGGCGCAAGCATGTGCTCTGGCTGCTTCTTCGGATCGTCATCGTTCTCCTGCTGGCGTTGCCGGCAGTGATCTTAACTCTTTTCTTCGGCGACGAGATCGGCCTAGTAGCTAAATCCCTTATGTGGTTGATCGTTGTCGTATTGTCTTATCTGATTATCAACGACTATTATGATGATATGTATGTTGTGACACGAGATCGGGTTATCCGCCGAGATCGCTTCTGGTGGCTGTACTTTACGCAATACGAAGTCTCGACCCGTAGTATCGAAGATGTGAACTCGAAACAAGGATTTTGGGGTGGTATCTTCGGTTTCGGCAATGTCGATATCCGGGCCGCCGTCAAAGAAAGCTCAATGGTCTTTGCGCAAACGCCACGGCCCGATTTCGTGCGGCAACTTATTCTGACTCAACAGACAGGAGCAAAAACGCAGAAGCTCGGCCAGCGCCGGGAATGGATGCGCACCAAAGTGATGCGTGAACTGCGCCTGGCCATTTTGGCGTCAGACCGCCGGCGGGCGTTGGGGGAAAACGTCCCCTCGCCACGCATGAGCAGCCGCTTCCTGCAAGCACTACGGCGTTTGGCGCCGCAGCGTTGGCGCTCTCGAGCTGCCGGCGCCGCCAAACCGGCCGCCACCTCGATTACATGGCGCAAACACTGGCTGTATCTCTTACAGCACGTCGCGGTGCCTTTGCTTTTGCTACTCATATTTGTCTTCCTGATGCTGCTTGACGTCAACGGAACTTTTCAAGACATTGGCCTGCGCAAGATCGAGCTATTTGCGCCGATGTTGTTTTTGGCGATCCTTTGTCTTGGTTGGCTGATCTATCAGTATGCCGATTACCACAACGACATCTATGTTCTGACCGAGGACAGGATTATCGATATCGAAGCGACGCCACTGCTCATCTTTCGCAACAAACGCGAGAGTCCCCTGGAACGTATTCAGAGCGTCAACCTCAAGCAGGAGGGCATTGTGGCCAATATCCTGAATTTCGGTGATGTCATCATCCGCACCGCCGCTACGGACGAAGGTTTCACTTTTTCGTTCGTGGCCAATCCGCGCGGGGTGCAAGCAGAGATTTTCCGACGTCTGGATGTCGTCCGTGTCAAGAAGGAGGAACAGGCTTTCGAGTCCTGGCATAAGCAGATGCTGGAGGGTTTGGATGTCTATTACGGTGTGGTGGAGTCGAAGGACGCAGGGAGGCCGTAA
- a CDS encoding threonyl-tRNA synthetase editing domain-containing protein, whose amino-acid sequence MRLLTFLARSFAWQPHSQTLADAPPAQPGAVTEAVVAFIHVERRDEAQRDSAFRQSLKHLKWLANKRSLATIVLHTFTHLGGENADPDFAQTLLLDLAERLRATGYQVELTPFGWFCSWQMDVYGESLAKVYKEI is encoded by the coding sequence ATGCGTCTGCTCACTTTCCTGGCCCGTTCGTTTGCCTGGCAGCCCCACAGCCAGACGCTTGCCGACGCGCCTCCGGCCCAGCCTGGGGCCGTGACCGAGGCCGTGGTCGCCTTCATCCATGTCGAGAGGCGGGACGAGGCCCAACGCGACAGCGCCTTTCGCCAGAGCCTGAAACATCTGAAGTGGCTGGCGAACAAACGCTCGCTCGCCACCATCGTCCTCCACACCTTCACCCATTTGGGCGGTGAGAACGCCGACCCCGACTTTGCCCAGACGCTGCTGCTCGACCTGGCCGAGCGGCTGCGCGCCACCGGCTACCAGGTGGAACTGACCCCCTTCGGCTGGTTCTGTTCCTGGCAGATGGATGTGTATGGGGAGAGTTTGGCAAAGGTGTACAAGGAGATTTGA
- a CDS encoding NUDIX domain-containing protein: MPEPAYGADPGRYQYIPRVLVLVADGDRVLLIRRGQHKRLWPGKFNAPGGHVEAGEDPYAAALRELAEETGLRSGPMQLAGLIVDVTGLPQLDILVFVYRAEVQGDATLRAGPEGEPMWVGRGEMAGLDLLPDLPHLLALTLDQPRFFYLYKTPAAGGGEHTETRLV; the protein is encoded by the coding sequence ATGCCAGAACCCGCTTACGGCGCCGATCCCGGCCGCTATCAGTACATCCCGCGCGTCCTCGTCCTCGTCGCCGATGGCGACCGGGTGCTGCTCATCCGCCGGGGCCAGCACAAACGCCTGTGGCCGGGCAAATTCAATGCGCCCGGCGGCCATGTCGAGGCCGGCGAGGACCCCTACGCGGCGGCGCTGCGCGAGCTGGCCGAGGAGACAGGGCTGAGGTCGGGGCCGATGCAACTGGCCGGGCTTATTGTCGATGTCACCGGGCTGCCGCAGCTCGATATCCTTGTCTTCGTCTACCGGGCCGAGGTGCAGGGCGATGCCACCCTGCGGGCCGGGCCGGAGGGCGAGCCGATGTGGGTGGGGCGGGGCGAGATGGCCGGCCTGGATCTGCTCCCCGACCTGCCGCACCTCCTGGCCCTGACGCTGGACCAGCCCCGGTTCTTCTATCTCTACAAGACGCCCGCAGCCGGCGGCGGTGAACACACGGAAACGCGACTTGTGTAG